In a genomic window of Flavobacterium sp. KACC 22761:
- a CDS encoding T9SS type B sorting domain-containing protein, translating to MNQKLLLIFFLVGTQLFSQNKNQSIGFKENKGQIVDQKGKSNTSVLYLLNSNGLNVQLKKNGFSYDIYEVKKIPATEPKDPRNERELSSHYNGTKKEEQENFNLEYTFHRIDIDFVNSNSKVELIAEQKSTDFDNYYNVPNKPEGVLGVYQFKQITYKNIYPNIDVVFSIPADPQKTVEYNFVIHPKGKISDIQLKFNGAETDLVDNKIQMNVRFGKMEETLPASWIEDGGNKKEIEVGYIKVKKNVYGFSSSNAVNGKTIVIDPVPIRLWGTYYGGNGGDYSAGICNDLNNNVYFSGYTRSTINIATVGSLPESTYSTYYHGYGYVTKFDQNGVRIWGTYYPVIPSTIKVDATGNLYFTGTELVDASNVTTPSSHQPFTEMYDYSTAYLVKLNPSGVREWGTYYGAGNFDYANDLCIDAMQNVYIVGRTESSSKIATSGSYQPTHAAGYLDSDGFIAKFNPQGARIWGTYFGGTENDDIKSCNISDDGFLYVTGHTASSTGISTPGSYEPTMIGYGSSMIAKFTLDGMRVWGSYCNGARFSTLTKSVTKGNFLYLIGTTDSHTNLMSANTFNPTFQTSSFRLGYNFNSYVIKLDLTTQKQVWGTYFGEIIQDIVVNSKNKVIIEGVTDLRDGIATPGAYSTVPQYDDAYMIKLDENGQREWGTYYGGNFSEGINGAADVNNKISLDQLNNIYLVGNTQSSKGISTPGAHQENYTLNSVGGLYNVYLAKFQDCLSNPQASSNSPVCIGKTLELKASGGTNYSWTGPNGFTSTDQNPPILNATAINSGEYSCTITGTGGCDDTKKIKVVIGDIEAPVPGLATLPTISGDCNTKVTTIPTANDVCAGLINATTTSPLSYALPGTYTIVWNYNDGNGNSSTQNQIVTITSQPLPTANSPQSFCVQQNAKLSDIIITGQNIKWYDSLTAGLLLPSTTLLQNGKTYYASQTINGCESNRIPVTINIQVTLAPIGNANQTFCSSQNPTIANIQITGTAIKWYDAQSNGSLLAETTNLVNGKTYYASQTVNNCEGPRFGISISIVNTPLAPTANANQSFCKNENATLSNIQISGQNIKWFDTPMSASTLPNTTLLENNRTYYASQTIGCESDRTPILVYIHDTAMPTGNSSQLFCIDENATIANLTIIGTNIKWYDSATNGIVLPETTLLQNQTYYVTQTLNNCESPRLAVSVKIHDTQNPIVDSPQIFCIQQKAKISDIIISGENIKWFESATSNISLSESTLLENGVTYYASETINGCESDKIPVKISILEATAGNCINLVDELPFPKFFTPNGDGYNDHWTIDFAYLAPNTGIRIFDRYGKFIKELHEGTAWDGNYLGQQQPASDYWFIVTRINGKEIKGHFSLKR from the coding sequence ATGAATCAAAAACTACTTTTAATTTTCTTTTTAGTTGGTACCCAATTATTTTCTCAAAATAAAAACCAATCTATTGGTTTCAAAGAGAATAAAGGCCAGATTGTGGATCAAAAAGGGAAATCGAATACTTCGGTTTTATACTTGCTAAATTCCAACGGGTTAAATGTCCAATTGAAAAAAAATGGCTTTTCTTATGATATTTATGAAGTAAAAAAGATTCCAGCAACAGAACCTAAAGATCCTAGAAATGAACGAGAACTTTCTTCGCATTATAATGGCACCAAAAAAGAAGAACAAGAAAATTTTAATTTAGAATATACTTTTCATCGAATTGATATTGACTTTGTAAATTCAAATTCTAAAGTTGAATTAATTGCCGAGCAAAAATCAACTGATTTTGACAACTATTATAATGTTCCAAACAAACCCGAAGGAGTTCTCGGTGTTTATCAATTCAAACAAATTACTTATAAAAACATTTATCCAAACATTGATGTTGTTTTTTCAATTCCTGCTGACCCTCAGAAAACCGTTGAGTATAATTTCGTAATTCATCCGAAAGGGAAAATCTCAGATATTCAATTAAAATTCAATGGCGCTGAAACAGATTTGGTTGACAATAAAATCCAAATGAATGTTCGTTTTGGGAAAATGGAAGAAACATTGCCTGCAAGCTGGATTGAGGATGGCGGAAACAAAAAAGAGATTGAAGTTGGATACATCAAGGTCAAAAAAAATGTTTACGGATTTAGTTCTTCTAATGCTGTAAATGGAAAAACTATTGTTATTGATCCGGTTCCAATAAGGCTTTGGGGGACATATTATGGTGGAAATGGTGGTGATTATTCAGCAGGTATTTGTAATGATCTAAACAATAATGTTTACTTTTCAGGATACACAAGAAGCACAATAAACATTGCTACAGTTGGCTCACTTCCAGAATCAACTTACAGCACTTATTATCATGGATACGGATATGTAACAAAATTTGATCAAAATGGAGTTAGAATTTGGGGAACTTATTATCCTGTTATTCCCTCAACCATAAAAGTAGATGCAACTGGAAATTTATATTTTACCGGAACCGAATTAGTAGATGCAAGCAATGTTACAACTCCTTCTTCACACCAACCTTTTACAGAAATGTACGATTATTCAACCGCATATCTTGTAAAATTGAATCCTTCAGGAGTTCGAGAATGGGGTACCTATTATGGGGCAGGAAATTTTGATTATGCAAACGATTTATGCATAGATGCAATGCAAAATGTTTACATTGTAGGAAGAACAGAAAGCTCAAGTAAAATTGCAACCAGTGGCAGTTATCAGCCGACTCATGCTGCAGGTTATCTTGACAGCGATGGTTTTATTGCAAAGTTTAATCCTCAAGGAGCACGAATTTGGGGAACCTACTTTGGCGGAACTGAAAATGATGACATCAAGTCATGCAATATTTCTGATGATGGCTTTTTGTATGTAACGGGACACACTGCGAGCAGTACTGGCATTTCAACACCTGGTTCATACGAACCAACTATGATTGGTTATGGATCCTCAATGATTGCCAAATTCACATTAGATGGCATGAGAGTTTGGGGAAGTTATTGCAATGGAGCAAGATTCTCAACATTAACTAAATCCGTAACAAAAGGAAACTTTTTATATTTAATTGGCACAACGGACTCTCATACTAATCTTATGAGTGCTAATACTTTTAATCCTACTTTTCAAACCTCTTCATTTCGGCTTGGGTACAATTTTAATAGCTATGTTATTAAATTAGACCTTACTACTCAAAAACAAGTATGGGGAACTTACTTTGGTGAAATTATTCAAGATATTGTTGTTAATTCAAAAAACAAAGTCATAATTGAAGGAGTTACTGATTTACGCGACGGAATTGCAACACCAGGTGCATACTCCACAGTCCCTCAATATGACGATGCTTATATGATAAAACTTGACGAAAACGGACAAAGAGAATGGGGAACCTACTATGGCGGGAATTTTAGTGAAGGAATTAACGGTGCCGCAGATGTAAACAACAAAATATCATTAGATCAATTAAACAATATCTATTTAGTAGGAAATACACAAAGTTCAAAGGGAATTTCAACACCAGGAGCCCATCAAGAAAATTACACATTGAATTCAGTGGGTGGTTTATATAATGTTTACCTTGCGAAATTCCAAGACTGTCTTTCTAATCCTCAAGCCTCAAGTAATTCACCAGTTTGTATTGGCAAAACACTGGAACTTAAAGCGTCTGGCGGAACCAATTATTCATGGACTGGACCAAACGGGTTTACATCAACAGATCAAAACCCACCAATCTTGAATGCAACGGCTATTAACAGTGGCGAATACAGCTGTACCATAACGGGAACTGGCGGTTGTGATGATACAAAGAAAATTAAGGTTGTTATAGGCGACATAGAAGCTCCTGTTCCTGGTTTAGCAACGCTTCCAACAATAAGTGGCGATTGTAATACAAAAGTAACAACAATTCCAACGGCTAATGACGTTTGCGCAGGACTAATCAACGCAACGACAACAAGTCCGTTGTCTTATGCTTTACCGGGAACTTATACGATTGTATGGAATTATAACGATGGGAACGGAAATTCATCTACGCAAAACCAAATTGTAACCATAACAAGTCAGCCATTACCAACAGCAAATTCTCCACAAAGTTTTTGTGTGCAGCAAAATGCAAAATTAAGCGACATTATAATTACAGGCCAAAACATAAAATGGTATGATTCCTTGACCGCTGGATTACTATTGCCAAGCACGACACTACTTCAAAATGGAAAAACTTATTATGCTTCACAAACTATTAATGGATGCGAAAGCAATAGAATTCCTGTTACAATTAATATCCAAGTCACTTTAGCTCCAATAGGAAATGCAAATCAGACATTTTGTTCTAGCCAGAACCCAACGATTGCCAATATTCAAATTACTGGAACAGCAATAAAATGGTATGACGCACAAAGTAATGGCTCTTTATTAGCGGAAACGACAAATCTTGTGAACGGAAAAACATATTATGCTTCACAAACTGTAAACAATTGCGAAGGACCGAGATTTGGAATTAGTATTTCGATTGTAAATACTCCGCTCGCTCCTACTGCAAATGCAAATCAGTCCTTCTGTAAAAATGAAAATGCAACTTTAAGCAATATTCAAATTTCTGGACAAAACATAAAATGGTTCGATACTCCAATGTCTGCCTCAACTTTGCCCAATACCACTTTACTGGAAAATAATAGAACGTATTACGCTTCACAAACTATTGGATGCGAAAGCGACAGAACTCCTATTTTAGTTTATATTCATGACACAGCAATGCCTACCGGAAATAGCAGTCAGCTTTTCTGCATTGATGAAAATGCTACAATTGCAAATCTTACTATAATTGGAACAAATATAAAATGGTATGATTCGGCAACAAATGGAATTGTTTTGCCTGAAACCACTTTATTGCAAAACCAAACCTATTATGTAACTCAAACTTTAAATAATTGCGAAAGCCCAAGATTAGCTGTTTCTGTAAAAATTCACGATACGCAAAACCCAATTGTTGATTCACCTCAGATTTTCTGTATTCAGCAAAAAGCAAAAATCAGTGATATCATTATTTCTGGAGAAAATATAAAATGGTTCGAAAGTGCAACTTCAAATATTAGTTTGTCTGAATCAACTTTGCTTGAAAATGGAGTGACCTATTATGCTTCAGAAACTATCAACGGATGTGAAAGCGACAAAATTCCGGTGAAAATCTCGATCCTTGAAGCAACCGCAGGAAATTGCATTAACTTAGTTGATGAACTTCCTTTTCCTAAATTCTTTACGCCAAATGGCGATGGCTATAACGACCACTGGACAATTGATTTTGCCTATTTGGCACCAAATACAGGAATCCGAATATTTGACCGATATGGGAAATTCATTAAAGAACTACATGAAGGCACTGCTTGGGACGGAAATTATCTTGGCCAACAACAACCCGCTTCAGATTACTGGTTTATTGTTACGAGAATAAATGGCAAAGAAATTAAAGGACATTTTAGCTTAAAGAGATAA
- a CDS encoding alpha/beta hydrolase: MIKIIIAILTFLFSSFVMGQEISGQWNGAIKTPNGNLRIVININKTDKGYVSTMDSPDQMAKGIPVASTTFENSMLKLDIAVAGALYEGKLNSDNTIVGKFSQNGQSFDVSFSKGNIQNVRPQEPQKPYPYYTEDVKFENKNDNVTLAGTLSLLKKEGIFPAVILITGSGAQNRDEEILGHKPFLVLADYLTKKGFAVLRFDDRGTGESTGDFKSALTTDFAKDVQAGVDYLKTRKEINKQKIGLIGHSEGGIIAPIIAGNSKDIRCIVLLAGPGLRGDKLLLLQKEAIEKQMGIPEIEIQKGQKAFKDVYDLIVASSTNDENLKSNITSTFKANPSFSDDLRNSLTTQLTSPWMYNFIKLDPALFLQKVKCPVLALNGSKDLQVPAEINLEMIQGVLTKSGNKKVTTKVLPNLNHLFQECQTGSPIEYGAIEQTFSPIALEEISNWLLVQTK, translated from the coding sequence ATGATTAAAATTATAATTGCAATACTAACATTTTTATTTTCTTCGTTTGTTATGGGACAGGAAATTTCGGGACAGTGGAATGGTGCTATAAAAACCCCAAATGGCAATCTAAGAATTGTCATTAATATCAATAAAACAGATAAAGGTTATGTTTCGACTATGGATAGCCCAGACCAAATGGCTAAGGGAATTCCTGTTGCTTCTACAACTTTTGAAAATTCAATGTTGAAATTAGATATCGCCGTTGCGGGTGCTTTATATGAAGGAAAATTGAATTCAGATAATACTATTGTTGGAAAATTTAGTCAAAATGGACAATCATTTGATGTTAGTTTTTCTAAAGGGAATATACAAAACGTAAGACCTCAAGAACCACAAAAGCCTTATCCGTATTATACAGAAGATGTGAAATTTGAGAATAAAAATGATAATGTGACTTTAGCAGGAACATTGTCTTTGCTAAAAAAAGAAGGCATTTTTCCAGCCGTAATTTTAATTACAGGAAGTGGCGCACAAAATAGAGATGAGGAAATTCTTGGGCATAAACCTTTTCTGGTATTAGCCGATTATTTGACAAAAAAAGGTTTCGCTGTTTTGCGATTTGATGATCGTGGAACTGGTGAGTCGACAGGGGATTTTAAAAGTGCGCTAACAACCGATTTTGCAAAAGATGTTCAAGCTGGAGTAGATTATTTAAAAACTAGAAAAGAAATTAATAAGCAAAAAATTGGTTTGATAGGGCATAGCGAAGGAGGAATAATCGCACCAATTATTGCTGGAAATTCTAAAGATATTAGATGTATTGTTTTATTGGCTGGACCTGGACTACGTGGTGATAAATTATTGCTTTTGCAAAAAGAAGCTATAGAAAAACAAATGGGAATACCAGAAATCGAAATTCAAAAAGGACAAAAGGCTTTTAAAGATGTATATGATTTAATTGTTGCTAGCTCGACAAATGATGAGAATTTAAAAAGCAATATTACGAGTACTTTTAAAGCAAATCCTAGTTTTAGTGATGATTTAAGAAATTCATTGACGACTCAACTTACAAGTCCTTGGATGTATAATTTTATAAAACTTGATCCAGCTTTGTTTTTGCAAAAAGTCAAATGTCCGGTTTTGGCATTAAATGGAAGCAAAGATTTGCAAGTTCCAGCAGAAATCAATTTAGAGATGATTCAAGGGGTTTTGACGAAATCGGGAAATAAAAAAGTGACGACAAAAGTATTGCCAAATTTAAATCATTTGTTTCAAGAATGTCAAACAGGTTCTCCAATTGAATATGGAGCCATTGAACAGACTTTTTCTCCAATTGCATTAGAAGAAATTTCGAATTGGCTTTTGGTACAAACTAAATAG
- a CDS encoding SdpI family protein produces the protein MNLEFKKELPIIGIVLTPFVYLALIWNSLPEKVPVHWNFKGEIDQWGSKFALLFLVLLLPVLMYFLLLAASKIDPKKRISLMGRKFYQLRFFLILFMSVMASFFIYIAKNQSFSSPNLIYVAVGILLIIFGNYFKVIQPNYFIGIRTPWTLENQQVWKATHAFAGKLWLAAGFVIILGGLIFPGFTFSKPFIGIGVAIAIIPMIYSYFKFKSLDDKE, from the coding sequence ATGAATTTAGAATTTAAAAAAGAGCTTCCAATAATTGGAATAGTTTTGACGCCTTTTGTTTATCTGGCATTAATATGGAATAGTCTTCCTGAAAAAGTTCCGGTGCATTGGAATTTTAAAGGAGAAATAGACCAATGGGGAAGCAAGTTTGCTTTATTGTTTTTGGTTTTGCTGTTGCCTGTTTTAATGTATTTCCTGTTGCTTGCAGCTTCAAAAATTGATCCTAAAAAACGAATTTCATTAATGGGGAGAAAATTCTACCAACTTCGATTTTTTCTAATCTTGTTTATGTCGGTAATGGCTTCATTTTTTATTTACATCGCAAAAAATCAATCTTTTTCGAGTCCAAATTTGATTTATGTAGCGGTTGGCATTTTATTAATAATTTTTGGAAATTATTTCAAAGTCATACAACCTAATTACTTTATCGGGATTCGTACGCCTTGGACTTTAGAAAACCAACAAGTTTGGAAAGCAACTCATGCTTTTGCTGGAAAGTTGTGGCTTGCCGCAGGTTTTGTCATTATTTTGGGAGGTTTGATTTTTCCTGGATTTACTTTCTCTAAACCTTTTATAGGTATTGGTGTTGCAATAGCAATCATTCCTATGATATATTCCTATTTTAAATTTAAAAGCCTTGATGATAAAGAATAA
- a CDS encoding autorepressor SdpR family transcription factor yields the protein MNEIFKALNDATRREILELLKEKDLTAGEIADAFNISKPSISHHLDILKRADLITSEKNGQFIIYSINTTIMEDVLQWILTFKK from the coding sequence ATGAACGAGATTTTTAAAGCATTAAATGATGCGACCCGAAGAGAAATTCTAGAACTGTTGAAAGAGAAAGATTTGACAGCGGGAGAAATTGCCGATGCGTTTAATATTTCTAAACCTAGTATTTCACATCATTTAGATATTTTAAAACGAGCCGATTTAATTACATCCGAAAAAAACGGGCAATTCATCATTTATTCGATCAATACCACCATAATGGAAGATGTTTTGCAGTGGATACTAACCTTTAAGAAATAA
- a CDS encoding MFS transporter, with translation MKNNPNQKNSLKHVLFGSLIGTTIEFFDFYIYANAAVLVFPQLFFPSSNSTMATLQSLATFSIAFLSRPLGSAFFGHYGDKIGRKFTLVAALLTMGISTVAIGFLPSYASIGVAAPLLLMLCRFGQGVGLGGEWGGAVLLAIENAPPHKRAWYGMFPQLGAPIGLLLSGGTFLVLTDSMSNEDFMNYGWRIPFIASALLVVVGFYIRTKITETPSFESAKKEQEEVKVPFLELVKSYKNQLVFGTFAAITTFLVFYLMTVFTLSWATSDLGIVKRDGLLIQLFSVLFFAIFIPVSALVADKIGRRKMLILATAAIAVFGSFFSFFLSTGNITLVTTFACIGMALMGFTYGPLGTFLSELFPTNVRYSGASLTFNLAGILGAAFAPMIAIWLAKTYSVSYVGIYLMIAAFISLISLLVISKDEHKF, from the coding sequence ATGAAAAATAACCCAAATCAAAAGAACTCTCTTAAACATGTTCTTTTTGGAAGCCTTATTGGCACCACAATTGAATTTTTTGATTTTTATATTTATGCCAATGCAGCGGTATTGGTTTTTCCTCAATTATTTTTTCCAAGCTCAAATTCTACGATGGCAACTTTGCAGTCGTTGGCAACTTTTTCAATCGCGTTTTTGTCTCGCCCATTAGGATCGGCTTTTTTTGGGCATTATGGAGATAAAATTGGGCGTAAATTTACCTTGGTTGCTGCTTTACTGACGATGGGAATTTCGACCGTTGCAATTGGATTTTTACCGAGTTATGCCAGCATTGGTGTAGCAGCGCCATTATTATTAATGTTGTGCCGATTTGGACAAGGAGTTGGTTTAGGCGGAGAATGGGGCGGAGCGGTTTTGCTCGCGATCGAAAATGCGCCTCCGCATAAACGTGCTTGGTACGGAATGTTTCCGCAATTAGGCGCTCCAATTGGTTTGTTGCTTTCTGGTGGCACTTTTTTGGTGCTGACAGATTCTATGAGTAATGAGGATTTTATGAATTATGGTTGGAGAATTCCGTTTATTGCAAGTGCACTTCTAGTTGTAGTGGGTTTTTACATTCGAACAAAAATTACAGAAACACCTTCTTTTGAAAGTGCTAAAAAAGAACAAGAAGAAGTAAAAGTACCTTTCCTAGAGTTGGTAAAATCGTATAAAAATCAGTTGGTTTTTGGAACTTTTGCTGCAATTACAACTTTCTTGGTTTTCTATTTAATGACTGTTTTTACGTTAAGTTGGGCGACATCAGACTTAGGAATCGTTAAAAGAGATGGATTGTTGATACAATTATTCTCGGTATTGTTCTTTGCTATTTTCATTCCGGTTTCAGCTTTAGTTGCTGATAAAATTGGGCGTCGTAAAATGCTTATTTTGGCGACAGCTGCGATTGCAGTTTTTGGATCTTTCTTTTCATTCTTTTTAAGTACAGGAAATATTACGTTAGTAACCACTTTTGCTTGTATCGGAATGGCTTTAATGGGATTCACTTATGGTCCGCTGGGAACTTTTTTATCTGAGTTGTTTCCAACGAATGTTCGTTATTCTGGTGCTTCTTTGACTTTTAATTTGGCAGGAATTCTAGGTGCGGCTTTTGCGCCAATGATTGCTATTTGGCTGGCTAAAACTTATAGCGTAAGTTATGTTGGTATATATTTAATGATTGCGGCTTTTATTTCATTGATTTCATTACTAGTAATTAGTAAAGACGAGCATAAATTTTAG
- the bshC gene encoding bacillithiol biosynthesis cysteine-adding enzyme BshC, producing MPTDCISYQTSGYFSALIQDYLDQKPALQSLYNNFPTLENFEKQIQEKQSNFDNKNRIPLVSTLKKQYQNIEISDSTKQNIELLALENTFTITTGHQLNLFSGPLYFLYKIISTINLTKELKSKYPSNNFVPIYWMATEDHDFEEINYFNFKGKKFRWNKESTGPVGRLSTEGLAEFLEIYSLELGSSTNANTLKKLFEDAYLKHDNLANATRFLANSLFANHGLVILDADDADLKKAFIPFAKEELEQNTSYKAVQKTIESLKDYTVQVNPREINLFYIEDDLRERIIFENDKYHANNTKIAFSKDEIFKLLESNPEKFSPNVIMRPLYQEIILPNLCYIGGGGEIAYWLELKSFFDAVNITFPMLLVRNSVLLATEKQTKKADNLNLSWKDLFTKQENLVNTITHKISAFPIDLTPQKEALKTQFEYLYNLANQTDKSFSGAVKAQEVKQTKGLENLEKRLLKAQKRKLNDQLQRVIDLQCELFPNNSLQERQSNFSEFYLEKGEQLVPLLLQKLKPLEMNFNIITI from the coding sequence ATGCCTACCGACTGTATCAGCTATCAAACCTCAGGATATTTCTCTGCCTTGATACAAGATTATTTAGATCAAAAACCAGCATTACAATCTTTATATAACAATTTTCCAACTTTGGAAAATTTCGAAAAACAAATCCAGGAAAAGCAATCCAATTTTGATAATAAAAACCGAATTCCTTTGGTTTCAACTTTAAAAAAGCAATATCAAAATATTGAGATTTCAGATTCAACAAAACAAAATATTGAGCTTTTAGCACTCGAAAATACTTTTACCATTACAACTGGACATCAGCTGAATTTATTTAGCGGACCTTTATATTTCTTGTACAAAATCATTTCGACAATTAACTTGACGAAAGAATTAAAATCAAAATATCCCTCAAATAATTTTGTTCCGATTTATTGGATGGCTACGGAAGATCATGATTTTGAAGAAATTAATTATTTCAATTTTAAAGGGAAAAAATTCAGATGGAACAAAGAAAGCACTGGTCCGGTTGGCCGACTTTCAACTGAAGGTTTAGCTGAATTTTTAGAAATATATTCCCTAGAATTAGGATCAAGCACAAATGCAAATACACTAAAAAAGCTTTTTGAAGACGCTTATTTAAAACATGATAATTTGGCTAACGCAACACGTTTTTTAGCCAACAGTTTATTTGCAAATCACGGACTAGTTATTTTAGATGCTGATGATGCTGACTTGAAAAAAGCATTTATTCCGTTTGCCAAAGAAGAATTAGAGCAAAACACTTCATATAAAGCAGTTCAAAAAACAATTGAATCACTAAAAGATTATACTGTTCAGGTAAATCCGCGCGAAATCAATTTATTTTATATCGAAGATGATTTGCGTGAAAGAATCATTTTTGAAAATGACAAATACCATGCAAACAATACCAAAATTGCTTTTTCAAAAGATGAAATATTCAAATTGCTAGAAAGCAATCCAGAGAAATTCAGCCCAAATGTAATCATGCGTCCATTATACCAGGAAATTATTCTTCCAAATTTATGCTACATTGGCGGAGGCGGAGAAATTGCATATTGGCTGGAATTGAAATCCTTTTTTGATGCCGTAAACATTACTTTCCCAATGCTCTTGGTTCGAAATTCAGTGCTTTTGGCGACCGAAAAACAAACCAAAAAAGCAGATAATTTAAATTTAAGCTGGAAAGATTTATTTACAAAACAAGAGAATTTAGTAAATACGATTACGCATAAAATTTCTGCCTTTCCAATTGATTTAACTCCTCAAAAAGAAGCATTGAAAACACAATTTGAATATCTTTACAACTTAGCCAATCAAACTGACAAGTCTTTTTCGGGAGCTGTAAAAGCCCAGGAAGTAAAGCAAACAAAAGGTTTAGAAAATTTAGAAAAACGCCTATTAAAAGCACAAAAAAGAAAATTAAACGATCAATTACAACGCGTAATCGATTTACAATGCGAACTGTTCCCAAACAACAGCTTGCAAGAGCGCCAAAGCAATTTTTCTGAATTTTATCTTGAGAAAGGCGAACAATTAGTACCGCTTTTATTGCAAAAACTGAAACCTTTAGAAATGAATTTTAATATTATAACAATTTAA
- a CDS encoding acyltransferase family protein produces MVKERLISLDVFRGLTILLMTIVNNPGDWGNVYPPLLHAEWNGCTPTDLVFPFFVFIMGVAVPLAMSDKFYDGTTFNKILIRSLRMLCLGIFFNFFGKIQLFGLEGIPLLIGRLAITIAVGYALMGSFSSKIKNILAFSILFIYVFLAYSGIEAYADVRLPGVLQRIAVVYFIVSLLYLITSQKTQIITGAILLLGYWAIMTLTPVPGIGEANLDKGTNLAAWLDGVLLKGHMYRGTVTWDPEGILSTIPSIVNGIIGLLVGKLLLFDITKIQKAQKMGIAGTVLIFLGLIWDLVFPINKSIWTSSYVLYTTGLATVFLTVLYLIIDIAAYKKGFKLFLIWGVNPMIVFFTSQIIPQALIMIEFQNPHKTSEKINLLNYLYSFWIAPFFSNPMTASLAGALVYVCIWTLILWIFYRNKLIFKV; encoded by the coding sequence ATGGTAAAAGAACGCTTAATTTCGCTAGATGTCTTTCGCGGACTCACAATTTTATTAATGACAATCGTCAACAATCCCGGAGACTGGGGAAATGTTTACCCGCCACTGCTCCACGCCGAATGGAATGGTTGCACGCCAACCGATTTAGTTTTTCCATTTTTTGTTTTCATAATGGGAGTTGCTGTTCCACTGGCAATGTCTGATAAATTTTACGACGGCACTACTTTCAACAAAATCTTGATTCGTTCCCTACGAATGCTTTGTTTGGGAATTTTCTTCAACTTCTTCGGGAAAATTCAGCTGTTTGGACTTGAAGGGATTCCGCTTTTAATTGGGCGTTTGGCAATAACTATTGCCGTTGGATATGCTTTAATGGGAAGTTTTAGCTCAAAAATCAAAAATATTTTAGCCTTTTCGATTCTGTTTATTTACGTGTTTCTTGCTTACAGTGGAATCGAAGCTTATGCAGATGTAAGACTTCCGGGAGTTCTACAAAGAATTGCTGTTGTTTATTTTATCGTTTCCCTTTTGTATTTAATAACTTCGCAGAAAACTCAAATCATTACTGGAGCAATTTTACTATTAGGCTATTGGGCCATTATGACTTTAACTCCTGTTCCCGGAATTGGCGAAGCTAATCTTGACAAAGGAACAAATCTTGCCGCTTGGCTGGATGGCGTTTTATTAAAAGGCCACATGTATCGAGGCACTGTAACTTGGGATCCGGAAGGAATTTTAAGCACAATTCCGTCAATCGTAAACGGAATCATTGGATTATTGGTTGGAAAGCTTTTGCTTTTTGATATAACTAAAATTCAAAAAGCCCAGAAAATGGGAATTGCAGGAACGGTACTTATATTTTTAGGGCTAATTTGGGATCTTGTTTTCCCGATCAACAAATCAATCTGGACCAGCAGTTATGTTTTATACACAACCGGATTAGCAACTGTATTCTTGACGGTATTATACTTAATTATAGATATTGCAGCTTACAAAAAAGGCTTCAAACTGTTTTTGATTTGGGGAGTAAACCCAATGATTGTGTTTTTCACTTCGCAAATTATTCCGCAGGCTTTAATAATGATTGAGTTTCAAAATCCACATAAAACTTCAGAAAAAATCAATTTACTGAATTACCTGTACAGCTTTTGGATTGCACCGTTTTTCAGCAACCCAATGACCGCTTCGCTTGCTGGCGCACTGGTTTACGTGTGTATTTGGACTTTAATTTTGTGGATTTTCTATAGAAATAAATTAATATTCAAAGTGTAA
- a CDS encoding nucleoside-diphosphate kinase yields MATNRTFTMIKPDAVANGHIGNILAMITNGGFKIVSLKLTQLTVADAKAFYAVHAERPFYGELVEFMSRGPIVAAILEKDNAVEDFRTLIGATNPAEAAEGTIRKAYATSIGENAVHGSDSDENAAIESAFHFAGREQF; encoded by the coding sequence ATGGCAACAAATAGAACTTTTACAATGATTAAACCAGATGCTGTTGCAAACGGACACATCGGGAATATCTTAGCAATGATTACTAATGGAGGTTTCAAAATCGTTTCATTAAAATTAACTCAATTAACTGTAGCTGATGCAAAAGCATTTTACGCAGTTCACGCAGAAAGACCTTTCTACGGAGAATTAGTTGAATTTATGTCACGCGGACCAATTGTTGCTGCAATTTTAGAAAAAGACAACGCAGTAGAAGATTTCAGAACTTTAATTGGAGCTACAAATCCAGCTGAAGCTGCTGAAGGAACTATTCGTAAAGCATACGCTACTTCAATCGGAGAAAATGCAGTTCACGGATCTGACAGCGACGAAAACGCTGCTATCGAAAGCGCATTCCACTTTGCAGGAAGAGAGCAATTTTAA